CGGCGTTCGCGACCCGCGCCGTTCGGGAGCTACTGGAGCTCGACGAGGCCCGATCCCTGATCGAGACCCACGGGTACGCACACCGCGGTTGGGCCGGCGGCCGAGGGCGGATCGGCGCGCTCGCGGCCGTCGGCGCCTGGGCCGGCCTCGACGAGTGGACCTACGAGCACGTCGCCTACCGCGCGTTCGAGCGGTGCGGCACGCCCAGGGACGTCGACGAGGCGTCGGTCTTCGAGGCGGCCGCCGACCACTACCCGACGGCCTGGGACACCGTCGACAGAGCCGAAGGCGAGGCCGTCTGCGTCCCGAACGCGCCGGGGCCGATCCTCTATGGGATCCGCGGCGACGACCCCGAGACCGTCCGCGCGGTCGCCGACCGCATCGAGAGCGAGCCGATCGAGCGCGCCGCGACGTTCCTGACGAATCAGGGGACGGACGGGCACCTCCGCGAGGGCACCGTCGGCGACCTCCGCGACGGCCGCGCGTACCGCGTCGACGGCGTCGTCGCCGACGCCCCGGAGACGCGCCGCGGCGGTCACGTCTTCTTCGGCCTCCGCGGCCTGGACACCGACGCGACCGTCGACTGCGTCGCCTTCGAGCCGACGAAGCGCTTCCGCGACCGGGTCCGCGCGCTCCGGGCGGGCGACGAGCTCACGGTCTGCGGCGAGGTGAGCGAGGGCACCCTGAAGGTCGAGAAGTTCGCGGTCCGGTCGCTGGACCGGACGGCGGAGACGACGCCGACCTGCGGCGAGTGCGGTCGCTCGATGGAGAGCGCCGGACGCGGCCAGGGCTACCGGTGTCGCGACTGCGGGACGTCGGCGCCGGGGCCCGAGACGGTCGAAATCGACCGCGATCTCGAAGTCGGGTGGTACGAGGTGCCGCCGTGTGCGCGCCGGCACATCGCGAAGCCGCTCGTCCGCGGCGGCTTCGACGCGCCGGTCCACCCCGAGCGGTGAGTCGGCGGATCGTCCCGCACAGTCAGGGAATCACCCCTCGACGACGAGGATATCCGTGTTGGCGCGGCGGTCGACGAACTGGCTCCCCGAGGGCGGCTTGACCGCGATTTCGAGCGTGCCGGTCGCCTGGTTCGCGCGGGTGTCGGCATCGACGGTCACGGTCGCTCTCCCGTCGGCGTTCGACTTCGCCGTCACCACGCCGTCGAGGTCCGCGCTCCCGGATCTGACGATCACGGTCGCGCCCTCGACGCCGTCGCCGTCGTCGTCGACGACGGTGAGAGCCAGCTCCCGTTCGCCCGGCTCGATCACGTCCGGCGACGGGCGGACGTCGAGTTCGGAGACGGCGAGGCCGGACACGCCGGAGAGCATATTCAGCATCACGCTCATCGTGGCGACGCCGACCACGAGCGCGATGACGAGTCTGATCGGCAGGCCTTCGATCGCACGGTCGTCGGCGGCGAAGCGCCGGAGGTCGTGGAACATACCCGCCCTGGCCTCGGCTTCGTATATAAACGGTCGTGCGAGGGTTCAAGTGCGATCCCGGGGCCAGTCCCGCCGATGCAGACGGAAGTACTCGGTCGCGGGAGCGGCGAACCGTCGGGACCGACGGGCCGGCTCGGTCACCACCGCGCGCGGGACGGGAGCCGGGGCGCCCCGGTCGACGTCGATCTGGATCGCCCGCACGCCACGCTCGTCGTCGGCAAGCGCGGCTACGGCAAGTCCTACACGCTGGGCGTCCTCGCGGAGGCGGCCGCGCGGGCCGACGGGGTCGCGCCCGTGGTGATCGATCCGATGGGCGTCTTCCGCGGGCTCGCCGCCGACTGCGATGCGGTGCCCGCGCGAGTCGTCGCCGAACCCACGGTCCGCGCCGACGCGGTTCCGCCGCGGCGGTGGCCCGCGCTCGTCGGTTCCGAGCCCGACAGCCCGGTCGGGGCGCTCGTGTGGCACGCCGCGGCCGAAAGCGAGACCGGGACCCTGGCGGGGATGCGGGCCGTCGTCGAGGGCGCGGACGCGACGAGCGCGGTCGAGCGGGCCGCGACGAACCGCCTCCGGCGCGCCGCGGGGTGGGGCGTCTTCGATCCCGACGGGCTGGACGCGAGGGAGCTGGGCGGGAGCGAGGCCACCGTCCTCGACTGCTCGGGACTGGACGACGCGGCCTCGAACGCCGTTGTCGCGGGCGTCGCGGCCGCGCTCTACGCCGGACGGGCGCGGGCGTCCGACCCGACTACCGGCGGGAGCGGTCCCATCGAGCGCCTCCCCTGGCTCTTCGTCGACGAGGCGCACGTCTTCTTCGAGGGCGTCGCGTGCGGTCCGCTGCGGGCGATCCTCACCCGCGGTCGGGCGCCGGGCGTCTCGCTCGTCACCGCGACACAGCGACCCAGCGCGCTCCCCGACGTGGCGGTCTCCCAGTCGGACCTCCGGATCGTCCACCGGCTGACGGCCGGCCCGGACGTGCGCGCGCTCGCGGCCGCGGAGCCGGCGTACGTCGACCGGGCGGTGACAGAGGCGATGCCGACCGCTCCCGGCGAGGCGCTGGTGGTCGACGACACCGCAGAGTCCGTACGAACCGTGGCGGTCCGCGAGCGCGACACGCCACACGGCGGCGACAGCCCGCGGGCGTCCGCCGTCGACGCCTCACCGGCCACGTCGTAACGCCAGCGCGCCGATCGCTCCCGCCACAGCGAGCACCGCGGTGAACAGCGTGAAGCCCGGAGTGCTCGATCCGGACCCGGAGGCCGTTCCCGTGGAGGTGTCCGAGGGCGTCGCGGACGGCGTCAGCGTCTCGCCGTCTTCGGGGATCGCACGGATCGTCACCGGATCGGAGCGCAGGCCGTCCGCGGTGGCGACGAGCGAGTGCGTCCCGGGCTCTTCGACGACGAGGGTCACGCGGCCGTCGGCTCCGGACGTGCCGGCGGAATCGTCGTCGAGCAGCACCGTCGCCCCCTCGACCGGCTCGCCGTATTCGTTGACGATGTCGACGCCCAGCCGCTCGCCCGCGACGATGCGCTGATTGTCCGGTTCGAGGCGCAGCGTGGGCGTCCGGCTCGTCGAGAGGTTCACGCGGCGAGCCGACTCGTTGACGCGTACCCGCGTGGTCGCCTCGGCGTAGGACTCCTTGGCGACCGCGACGGACAGGTCGGTGTTGACCGGCACGCTGACGCTCGTCTCGCCGCCCGCCAGCGTCTGGAACTGCCCGATCGACGCGATGCGAACCGTGGCGTTACTGACGGGACGGGGCGGAGAGAAGTGGGGGTCCCGAACCGCGACGGTGAGTATCACGGTCCCGCGCTCGATCAGGACCCGACTCTGCGTCGACGCTCCGACCTGAACGGTGGTGCTGTTCCGGAGGTATCCCGGCTTCGCCACCGAGACCGTGTACTCGCCCTGCTCGATGTCGCCCGAGGCGACCATCCCGCTACCGTTGGTCGACATCCGGGACGTGACTCGGCCGTCCTTCCGGAGGACGACCCGCGCGTCGGCGACGCGTCCGCCCTCGTCAGCGACCACGACCGAGAGCTGGCCGCGGTGGTGGACCGGCACCGTCACCTCCCGCTCGCTGGCGTCCTGGACGACGATCGGGTGATTGCGGATGTACTCGGGATGGGAAGTCGAGATCGTCACGTCCGCGCCGCTCGGGACGTCGACGAAGGCCTTGCCGTTGCTCGCGGTCGATTCGGTCGTCGAGCCGTTCCCCCAGGTCGCGGTCAGTTCGGCGTTCCGGACCGGATCGCCGTCCTGGTTCTCCACCGAGACGGTCAGGGTGACCACATCCGAGGACTGCGCGCTCCCGACCGTCGCTGCCGGTCCGGCGAGGAGCAGCCCCGACACGACCAGCCCCACCAAAATCCCGGATCTCATACCTCGCAGTTGTCCGGAAGCGATAAAATA
This is a stretch of genomic DNA from Halobellus sp. MBLA0158. It encodes these proteins:
- a CDS encoding TiaS agmantine-binding domain-containing protein — protein: MTVIGLDDTDSRERGMCTTYLAARLAEAIERAGATVHRRLLVRLNPAVEHKTRGNAALALHTDLDADRALDLAATELEPLAETDDPRTSPGVVVADVDPDGVPAPVAAFATRAVRELLELDEARSLIETHGYAHRGWAGGRGRIGALAAVGAWAGLDEWTYEHVAYRAFERCGTPRDVDEASVFEAAADHYPTAWDTVDRAEGEAVCVPNAPGPILYGIRGDDPETVRAVADRIESEPIERAATFLTNQGTDGHLREGTVGDLRDGRAYRVDGVVADAPETRRGGHVFFGLRGLDTDATVDCVAFEPTKRFRDRVRALRAGDELTVCGEVSEGTLKVEKFAVRSLDRTAETTPTCGECGRSMESAGRGQGYRCRDCGTSAPGPETVEIDRDLEVGWYEVPPCARRHIAKPLVRGGFDAPVHPER
- a CDS encoding DUF7382 domain-containing protein, giving the protein MFHDLRRFAADDRAIEGLPIRLVIALVVGVATMSVMLNMLSGVSGLAVSELDVRPSPDVIEPGERELALTVVDDDGDGVEGATVIVRSGSADLDGVVTAKSNADGRATVTVDADTRANQATGTLEIAVKPPSGSQFVDRRANTDILVVEG
- a CDS encoding ATP-binding protein, translating into MQTEVLGRGSGEPSGPTGRLGHHRARDGSRGAPVDVDLDRPHATLVVGKRGYGKSYTLGVLAEAAARADGVAPVVIDPMGVFRGLAADCDAVPARVVAEPTVRADAVPPRRWPALVGSEPDSPVGALVWHAAAESETGTLAGMRAVVEGADATSAVERAATNRLRRAAGWGVFDPDGLDARELGGSEATVLDCSGLDDAASNAVVAGVAAALYAGRARASDPTTGGSGPIERLPWLFVDEAHVFFEGVACGPLRAILTRGRAPGVSLVTATQRPSALPDVAVSQSDLRIVHRLTAGPDVRALAAAEPAYVDRAVTEAMPTAPGEALVVDDTAESVRTVAVRERDTPHGGDSPRASAVDASPATS